The genomic stretch GCGCGGACGTCATGGGCTCCGGCAACTCCATCGACGTGACGCTGCACCTCGGCGCCGGCGCGTACATCTGCGGCGAAGAGACCGCCCTCATGAACTCGCTGGAGGGCAGGCGCGGACAGCCGCGCATCAAGCCGCCGTTCCCGGCCGTGATGGGCGCCTTCAGCCGTCCGACGACGATCAACAACGTCGAGACGGTCTGCGCTGTTCCGCACATCATCAATAATGGTGCGGACTGGTACAAGCAGTGGGGCACGGAGAAGAGTCCGGGCACGAAGCTGTTCAACATGTCCGGCCACCTCGTGCGACGCGGCAATTTCGAGCTGCCTCTCGGCTTCCCGCTGAAAGACCTGATCTACGACGTGTGCGGCGGCATTCGCGACGGTCGCGAGCTCAAGGCGGTGATTCCGGGCGGCAGCTCGGTACCGATCCTCGCAGCCGACGAGATCGATATCGCGATGGACTACGAGAGCGTCGCGGCTGCCGGCAGCATGCTCGGCACCGCCTCGGTGATCGTGATGGATGACCAGACGGACATGGTGAAACAGGTCCGGCGCATGGTCGAGTTCTATGCCCACGAGTCGTGCGGTCAGTGCACGCCGTGTCGTGAGGGCACGCAGTGGCTCGCGCGCATCCTGCGCCGCATCGAGGCCGGCTATGGCCGGCAGGAAGACCTCGATCAGCTGCTGCAGATCGGCTCGAACATGACCGGCACCACGATCTGCGTGCT from Longimicrobiales bacterium encodes the following:
- the nuoF gene encoding NADH-quinone oxidoreductase subunit NuoF, which codes for MAYPYRHERETRVLSEHFGDPEARTLEGWKKRGGYQALKKALGMAPNEVVDIVKNSGLRGRGGAGFPTGVKWTFMPKDDSRQPHYLLINADESEPGAFKDRELCRWTPHQLIEGALVGAYAIRAKHVYIYIRGEFFEPAQIIGRAIEEVYAAGIAGADVMGSGNSIDVTLHLGAGAYICGEETALMNSLEGRRGQPRIKPPFPAVMGAFSRPTTINNVETVCAVPHIINNGADWYKQWGTEKSPGTKLFNMSGHLVRRGNFELPLGFPLKDLIYDVCGGIRDGRELKAVIPGGSSVPILAADEIDIAMDYESVAAAGSMLGTASVIVMDDQTDMVKQVRRMVEFYAHESCGQCTPCREGTQWLARILRRIEAGYGRQEDLDQLLQIGSNMTGTTICVLSDSAAAPVASSIAKFKDEYLALIRRAQPAAAAV